In Neisseria animalis, a single window of DNA contains:
- a CDS encoding L-serine ammonia-lyase, producing MISIFDIFKVGIGPSSSHTVGPMKAAAAFAAALLQEGFNEDTARIVVETYGSLALTGQGHGTFDALLLGLEGSLPHDIPLADIPERLRRIRNDRVLYLNGREIGFDVAADIQVHGDKVLPKHPNGLCFTAQNADGMVLKKQVYYSVGGGFIVTEEAFGEETGVQAEVPYPYASCAELLAQCRLNQLNISEVVLANEAALAGCSEAEVRRRVAEIADVMEACIKRGLGGDGELPGGLNVRRRAPQLAAKLRVLRASEIVNTQLWPMVYAMAVNEENASGGRVVTAPTNGAAGIIPAVLYYFRKFNPHANQERVEDFLLTAGAIGILYKTNASISGADVGCQGEVGVACSMAAGAYAEVIGGTPKQVENAAEMAMEHHLGLTCDPVGGLVQIPCIERNGIAAEKALKLGTLALLEDGMDKKVSLDEVIQTMLQTGRDMKATYKETSLAGLAVTLQKKAVPVSVRVVEC from the coding sequence ATGATCAGTATTTTTGATATTTTTAAGGTGGGTATCGGCCCTTCGAGTTCGCATACGGTCGGGCCTATGAAGGCTGCCGCTGCATTTGCTGCCGCATTGCTTCAGGAGGGGTTTAATGAGGATACCGCGCGGATTGTTGTTGAAACCTACGGCTCGCTGGCGCTGACCGGTCAGGGGCACGGTACGTTTGATGCTTTATTGTTGGGATTGGAAGGCAGTTTGCCGCATGATATTCCGTTGGCGGATATTCCTGAACGGTTGCGGCGTATCCGTAATGACCGGGTGTTGTATCTGAACGGCAGGGAAATTGGTTTCGATGTGGCGGCCGATATACAGGTACACGGCGACAAGGTTTTGCCGAAACATCCCAACGGTTTGTGTTTTACCGCCCAAAATGCAGACGGCATGGTACTGAAAAAACAGGTTTATTACTCGGTGGGCGGCGGTTTTATTGTGACCGAAGAGGCATTTGGGGAAGAAACGGGCGTACAGGCGGAAGTACCTTATCCTTATGCGAGTTGTGCCGAATTGCTGGCACAATGCCGTCTGAACCAGCTTAATATTTCCGAAGTGGTCTTGGCAAACGAGGCGGCATTGGCCGGTTGCAGTGAAGCAGAAGTCCGCCGCCGTGTTGCGGAGATAGCAGATGTGATGGAGGCTTGTATTAAACGGGGTTTGGGCGGAGACGGCGAATTGCCCGGCGGTTTGAATGTCCGCCGCCGTGCCCCGCAGCTTGCGGCCAAACTGCGTGTGTTGCGGGCCAGTGAAATCGTCAATACCCAGTTGTGGCCGATGGTTTATGCCATGGCGGTAAACGAGGAAAATGCTTCCGGCGGCAGGGTGGTTACCGCACCAACCAACGGAGCGGCAGGCATTATCCCGGCGGTACTGTATTATTTCCGGAAGTTTAATCCTCATGCCAATCAAGAGCGGGTGGAAGATTTTCTGCTGACCGCCGGTGCAATCGGTATTCTGTATAAAACCAATGCGTCTATTTCAGGCGCGGACGTGGGTTGTCAGGGCGAAGTTGGCGTAGCCTGCTCGATGGCAGCGGGGGCATATGCAGAAGTAATCGGCGGCACACCGAAACAAGTGGAAAATGCCGCCGAAATGGCGATGGAGCACCATTTGGGTTTAACTTGCGATCCTGTTGGCGGGCTGGTGCAGATTCCTTGTATCGAACGCAACGGCATTGCAGCCGAGAAGGCACTCAAACTTGGCACACTCGCGCTGTTGGAAGACGGCATGGATAAAAAAGTTTCTTTAGACGAAGTTATTCAAACCATGCTGCAAACCGGCAGGGACATGAAAGCCACTTATAAAGAAACCTCGTTGGCAGGGTTGGCGGTAACCTTGCAGAAAAAAGCCGTACCGGTATCGGTAAGGGTGGTAGAGTGCTAG
- the hemA gene encoding glutamyl-tRNA reductase, producing MQLTAVGLNHQTAPLSIREKLAFTAANLPEAVHNLAQSHAAKEAVILSTCNRTELYCVGETESIIEWLAQYHELPINEILPYLYTLNSNETVRHAFRVACGLDSMVLGEPQILGQIKEAVRIAQEQQSLSSHLNALFQKTFAVAKEVRTDTAVGENSVSMASAAVKMAEQIFPNIADLNVLFIGAGEMIELVATYFAAKNPKLITVANRTLPRAQELCDKLSVNAEPCLLGNLPGILHEYDVIVSSTASQLPLVGKGMVERALKKRHNIPVFLLDLAVPRDIEAEVGELGDAYLYTVDDMIEIVQSGKEARQKAASAAETMVEEKVAEFIEWQKSRQSVPLIRALRDEGEKARRAVLENAMKQLSKGTPPEEVLERLSIQLTNKLLHSPTRTLNKAGSGDNHLVEAVTQIYHLKDPS from the coding sequence ATGCAACTTACCGCCGTCGGTCTCAATCACCAAACCGCACCTTTAAGCATACGCGAAAAATTGGCCTTTACTGCTGCCAACCTGCCTGAAGCCGTGCATAATCTGGCACAGAGCCACGCAGCAAAAGAAGCGGTAATTTTGTCTACCTGTAATCGTACCGAACTTTATTGTGTCGGCGAAACCGAATCCATCATCGAATGGCTGGCGCAATATCACGAACTTCCCATCAACGAAATCCTCCCCTACCTTTATACCTTAAACAGTAACGAAACCGTACGCCATGCCTTTCGTGTAGCCTGTGGTTTGGACTCTATGGTATTGGGAGAACCGCAAATCCTCGGTCAAATCAAAGAAGCTGTCCGCATCGCACAAGAACAGCAAAGCCTGAGCAGCCATTTGAACGCCCTGTTTCAAAAAACCTTTGCAGTAGCCAAAGAGGTTCGTACCGATACCGCTGTCGGTGAAAACTCCGTATCGATGGCCTCCGCTGCAGTCAAAATGGCAGAACAAATTTTCCCCAACATTGCCGATTTAAATGTCTTATTCATCGGCGCGGGAGAAATGATCGAACTGGTTGCTACCTACTTTGCCGCCAAAAATCCAAAACTGATTACCGTAGCCAACCGCACCCTGCCCCGTGCCCAAGAGTTGTGCGACAAACTCAGTGTCAATGCAGAACCATGCTTACTCGGAAATTTGCCCGGCATTCTACACGAATACGATGTAATTGTTTCCTCTACCGCAAGCCAGTTGCCCCTCGTCGGTAAAGGAATGGTAGAGCGCGCCTTAAAAAAACGTCATAACATTCCTGTTTTCCTATTGGACCTTGCCGTTCCTCGCGACATTGAAGCCGAAGTGGGAGAGCTGGGCGATGCCTATCTCTATACAGTCGACGACATGATAGAAATTGTCCAAAGCGGTAAAGAAGCCAGACAAAAAGCTGCTTCCGCTGCCGAAACGATGGTCGAAGAAAAAGTAGCAGAATTTATCGAATGGCAAAAGAGCCGTCAAAGCGTACCCCTGATTCGAGCCTTACGTGATGAAGGAGAAAAAGCACGCCGGGCAGTATTGGAAAATGCCATGAAACAGCTCTCAAAAGGTACACCTCCCGAAGAAGTATTAGAACGCCTATCCATTCAATTAACCAATAAATTACTGCACTCTCCAACCCGAACACTTAATAAAGCCGGTTCAGGAGATAACCATCTTGTCGAAGCAGTAACCCAAATATACCATTTAAAAGACCCCTCCTAA
- a CDS encoding ComEA family DNA-binding protein has translation MKKFLFGALAALAAGLSLAAVNINTAAQSELEALPGIGPAKAKAIVAYRQQNGGFKTTEELKNVKGIGEGIYGKLKAEVTVAPVQNKRKAVPASK, from the coding sequence ATGAAAAAATTCCTGTTCGGTGCGCTGGCTGCGTTGGCGGCAGGCTTGTCGTTGGCGGCGGTAAACATCAATACGGCCGCTCAGAGCGAGTTGGAGGCCCTGCCGGGCATCGGCCCTGCGAAAGCCAAAGCGATTGTGGCCTACCGTCAGCAGAACGGCGGTTTCAAAACGACGGAAGAGCTGAAGAATGTGAAGGGTATCGGTGAGGGAATTTATGGCAAACTGAAGGCCGAGGTCACGGTGGCGCCGGTACAGAACAAACGTAAGGCCGTGCCGGCTAGCAAGTAG
- the adhP gene encoding alcohol dehydrogenase AdhP, translating into MKMRAVVVNQAVEGDVEVVERDIRPLEFGEALVEVEYCGVCHTDLHVAAGDYGEKPGRVLGHEGIGLVTQVADGVKNLKIGDRVSIAWLFKGCGSCEYCNTGRETLCRSVLNAGYTADGGMATHCIVDADYAVKVPDGLDPAQASSITCAGVTTYKGVKVSGVRPGQWLAMYGAGGLGNLGVQYAKKVFGAHVIAIDINDGKLAFAKEMGADIVINAAKEDAAKVIQEKTGGAHAAVVTAVSKAAFNSAVDCVRAGGRVVAIGLPPESMDLSIPRIVLDGIEVVGSLVGTRKDLEEAFQFGAEGLVVPLVQKRPIEDAPAIFQEMREGKITGRMVIDMKCACGHNH; encoded by the coding sequence ATGAAAATGCGTGCAGTGGTTGTAAATCAGGCAGTTGAAGGTGATGTAGAAGTTGTAGAACGGGACATCCGTCCGCTGGAATTTGGTGAGGCCTTGGTAGAAGTCGAATATTGCGGCGTGTGCCACACAGACTTGCACGTTGCTGCCGGCGATTATGGTGAAAAACCCGGCCGCGTGTTGGGACACGAAGGCATCGGTTTGGTAACGCAGGTTGCAGACGGCGTGAAAAATCTGAAAATCGGCGACCGTGTCAGCATTGCATGGCTGTTTAAAGGTTGCGGTTCGTGCGAATACTGTAATACCGGCAGGGAGACTCTGTGCCGCAGCGTATTGAATGCCGGCTACACTGCGGACGGCGGTATGGCGACACACTGTATCGTCGATGCTGATTACGCGGTGAAAGTGCCTGACGGCTTGGATCCGGCGCAGGCTTCCAGCATTACCTGTGCGGGCGTAACCACTTATAAAGGCGTTAAAGTATCTGGTGTCCGTCCGGGACAATGGCTGGCCATGTACGGTGCAGGCGGTTTGGGCAACTTGGGTGTGCAGTATGCGAAAAAAGTATTCGGCGCACATGTGATTGCCATCGACATCAATGACGGCAAACTGGCTTTTGCCAAAGAAATGGGCGCGGACATTGTCATTAACGCTGCAAAAGAAGATGCCGCCAAAGTGATTCAAGAAAAAACCGGCGGTGCGCATGCGGCGGTGGTAACTGCAGTATCTAAAGCTGCATTTAATTCTGCCGTGGACTGCGTGCGCGCAGGCGGTCGTGTGGTTGCCATCGGTTTACCGCCCGAGTCTATGGATTTGTCGATTCCGCGTATTGTATTGGACGGTATCGAAGTGGTCGGCTCTTTGGTCGGTACGCGCAAAGACTTGGAAGAAGCATTCCAATTCGGTGCGGAAGGTTTGGTTGTACCTTTGGTGCAAAAACGCCCGATTGAAGATGCGCCTGCCATTTTCCAAGAAATGCGCGAAGGTAAAATTACCGGCCGTATGGTCATCGATATGAAATGCGCTTGCGGCCATAATCACTAA
- a CDS encoding ArsR/SmtB family transcription factor, producing MENHYFTTLLRLIAQPERMKILFTLLDGDRNINELAQTLKLPATVVSNHLAKMRSEGIVDYTRYHRVLEYRLISADTAAILNTLRNLPDKRQHTV from the coding sequence ATGGAAAACCACTACTTCACCACCCTGCTCCGACTGATTGCCCAGCCAGAACGCATGAAGATTCTGTTTACCCTGCTCGATGGCGACCGCAACATCAACGAACTGGCCCAAACCCTCAAGCTGCCAGCAACAGTCGTTTCCAACCATTTGGCCAAAATGCGCAGCGAAGGCATAGTCGATTACACCCGCTACCACCGCGTACTCGAATACCGCCTGATTTCCGCAGACACCGCCGCCATTCTCAACACACTCCGCAATCTGCCGGACAAGCGGCAACATACCGTTTAG
- the orn gene encoding oligoribonuclease yields the protein MTQNANNLCWLDMEMTGLSPENDRIIEVAMIITDQDLNVLAQSEVYAIHQSDEVLNGMDEWNTATHGRTGLTQRVRDSKYTETEVEQELLDFMRSWIPEKATPMCGNTIHQDRRFMLKYMPRLEAYFHYRNLDVSTLKELARRWHPSLAKGVVKRGSHQALDDILESIEEMRYYREHFLKLPE from the coding sequence ATGACCCAAAATGCGAACAATCTCTGCTGGCTTGATATGGAAATGACAGGGCTGTCTCCTGAAAACGACCGTATTATTGAAGTGGCGATGATTATTACCGATCAGGATTTAAATGTGTTGGCGCAGTCCGAGGTATATGCGATTCATCAGAGTGATGAAGTTTTAAACGGTATGGACGAATGGAATACTGCTACCCACGGGCGTACCGGGCTGACTCAGCGTGTGCGTGATTCAAAATATACGGAAACCGAGGTAGAGCAGGAATTATTGGATTTTATGCGTAGCTGGATACCGGAAAAGGCTACGCCGATGTGCGGCAATACCATACACCAAGACCGTCGCTTTATGTTGAAATATATGCCGCGCTTGGAGGCCTATTTCCATTACCGCAATCTTGATGTATCTACCTTAAAAGAACTTGCCCGCCGTTGGCATCCTTCTCTTGCCAAAGGGGTTGTTAAGCGGGGTTCTCATCAAGCATTAGATGATATTTTGGAAAGTATCGAGGAAATGCGCTATTACCGTGAGCATTTTTTGAAACTGCCCGAATAG
- the rfaQ gene encoding putative lipopolysaccharide heptosyltransferase III — MSLARPNRILIIKLRHHGDVLLSTPVAAAVKQRFPDCEIDMLVYRETADIIRDNPLITQIFTIDRDWKKQSKRAQFTHEKNLFLALKARGYDWAFNLSDQWRAAIIAKYCARSSIGLAYSKRDNALWRFCHDFVNPDLDWTHHVVDRHLNILPPLIHPHEIQAEVSMVVSNDTRISLRQKLRAQGWNEESYVLVHPGSRWLFKCWEDDKSAALVQLLLNHGRNVVLTASPDKTEQAILEAITESLQIHAGVNVWTLSGNINLRELAAAIEGAEMFVGVDSVPMHIAAALDKPQVALFGPSWVSRWRPYSENAEIIWAGDFGELPNPETIDTRNTNRMLKAIPLEAVWEKVRQKLNQTEQKAV; from the coding sequence ATGTCCCTAGCCCGACCGAACAGAATCCTTATCATCAAGCTGCGGCACCACGGCGACGTATTATTGTCCACACCCGTTGCCGCCGCCGTCAAGCAGCGTTTTCCCGACTGTGAAATCGATATGCTGGTTTATCGGGAAACAGCCGACATTATCCGCGACAATCCGCTGATTACCCAAATTTTTACCATCGACCGCGATTGGAAAAAACAAAGCAAACGCGCGCAGTTTACCCATGAGAAAAACCTGTTTCTCGCCCTGAAAGCCCGCGGCTACGATTGGGCGTTCAACCTTTCCGACCAATGGCGGGCGGCAATCATCGCCAAATACTGCGCCCGAAGCAGTATCGGCTTGGCTTACAGCAAACGCGACAATGCCTTATGGCGTTTCTGCCATGATTTCGTCAACCCCGATTTGGATTGGACGCATCATGTGGTCGACCGCCATCTGAACATTCTTCCGCCGCTGATTCACCCCCACGAAATACAAGCGGAAGTATCGATGGTTGTCAGCAACGATACCCGCATCAGCCTGCGTCAAAAGCTGCGCGCACAAGGCTGGAACGAAGAATCTTATGTATTGGTGCACCCGGGTTCGCGCTGGCTGTTTAAATGTTGGGAAGACGACAAAAGCGCCGCACTGGTGCAACTGCTGCTCAACCACGGCAGAAACGTCGTCCTAACCGCCTCACCCGACAAAACCGAACAAGCCATATTGGAAGCCATTACCGAAAGTTTGCAGATTCACGCAGGCGTAAACGTATGGACTTTATCCGGCAACATCAATCTGCGCGAGCTGGCGGCGGCCATTGAAGGCGCAGAAATGTTTGTCGGCGTAGATTCCGTTCCCATGCACATCGCCGCCGCACTCGACAAACCCCAAGTCGCGCTGTTCGGCCCGAGTTGGGTAAGCCGCTGGCGTCCGTATTCGGAAAATGCCGAAATAATCTGGGCTGGAGATTTCGGCGAACTGCCAAATCCGGAAACCATCGATACCCGCAATACAAACCGTATGCTCAAAGCCATTCCGCTGGAGGCTGTTTGGGAAAAAGTACGGCAGAAGTTAAACCAAACCGAACAAAAGGCCGTCTGA
- a CDS encoding YihY family inner membrane protein, whose translation MLFLSRLQELLQGKFFGFAVFVVRRFHEERVPQVAASLTFTTLLALVPVLTVTVVAASAFPVFDEWSDTFVQFVNRTIVPQGADLVFDYINAFKEKAKGLTAIGSLMLLVTSLMLIQTIDDAFNRIWRVGTRRPLMMQFLVYWALLTFGPLSLGVGVSLLLGLMRDSGVEADTFWAEWLKTAASVGFATLLLWGLYRFVPNRFVPARQALAGALVTAVCLEIARALFAWYMGRFDGYASIYGAFAAVPFFLLWLNLLWSLVLAGAVLTSSLSYWQGEAFRRGLDARGRFDDVLKILLLLDSAQQEGRAMPIQEFRRHINMGYDELGELLEKLARHGYVYVGKQGWVLKTGAEAIGLAELFKLFVYRPTALRKDHVNEAVSNIMQPCLDTLDMTLAEFRNHAGHAERPSAKQTA comes from the coding sequence ATGCTGTTTTTAAGCCGTTTGCAAGAGTTGTTGCAAGGGAAGTTTTTCGGTTTTGCTGTATTTGTGGTGCGCCGCTTCCATGAGGAGCGTGTACCGCAGGTGGCGGCAAGCCTGACGTTTACCACGCTGCTGGCATTGGTGCCGGTATTGACGGTTACGGTGGTGGCGGCTTCGGCGTTTCCTGTGTTTGACGAATGGTCGGATACCTTCGTGCAATTTGTCAACCGCACGATTGTGCCGCAGGGCGCGGATTTGGTGTTTGACTATATTAATGCGTTTAAAGAAAAGGCAAAAGGGCTGACGGCCATTGGCAGTTTGATGTTGCTGGTAACGTCGCTGATGTTGATTCAGACGATAGACGATGCGTTTAACCGTATTTGGCGGGTAGGCACGCGGCGGCCGCTGATGATGCAGTTTTTGGTGTATTGGGCACTGTTGACATTCGGCCCGTTGTCGTTGGGCGTGGGGGTATCGCTGTTGCTGGGATTGATGCGGGACAGCGGAGTAGAAGCCGATACTTTTTGGGCGGAATGGCTGAAAACGGCCGCTTCGGTAGGGTTTGCGACATTATTGCTTTGGGGCTTGTACCGTTTTGTGCCCAACCGTTTCGTACCGGCGCGGCAAGCCTTGGCAGGTGCTTTGGTCACGGCGGTTTGTTTGGAAATCGCGCGTGCGCTGTTTGCTTGGTACATGGGCAGGTTTGATGGTTATGCGTCAATTTATGGCGCATTTGCCGCTGTGCCGTTTTTTCTGCTGTGGTTGAATTTATTGTGGTCGCTGGTGTTGGCCGGTGCGGTGCTGACTTCTTCGTTGTCGTATTGGCAGGGTGAGGCGTTCAGGCGCGGTTTGGATGCGCGGGGGCGGTTTGACGATGTGTTGAAAATCTTGCTGCTGCTGGACTCGGCACAGCAGGAGGGCAGAGCCATGCCGATACAGGAGTTCAGACGGCATATCAATATGGGCTATGACGAATTGGGCGAATTGTTGGAAAAATTGGCGCGACACGGTTATGTGTATGTCGGAAAGCAGGGCTGGGTGTTGAAAACCGGAGCGGAAGCCATCGGCTTGGCGGAGTTGTTCAAGCTGTTTGTATACCGTCCGACCGCATTGAGAAAAGATCATGTCAATGAGGCGGTGAGCAACATTATGCAACCTTGTCTGGATACCTTGGATATGACGCTGGCGGAATTTCGCAACCATGCCGGCCATGCGGAAAGGCCGTCTGCAAAACAGACGGCCTGA
- a CDS encoding metallophosphoesterase, which yields MTYHYRRTLPDVPLDIVGDVHGEFAVFQTLLEHLGYRDDGFHPDGRKLVFVGDLCDRGPDSPAVLAWAERAVEAGYAFAVLGNHELNLLVCDAKDGSGWFFDRRADQDAANYAPWQRAKPHEKSGMKAWLEKQPLIWERDDIRVVHAAWLPDTFAKLDAAAGEGLVEQYRRFDEELKTALQNEHWYAGYLYEQEHYAACAENAAQMPPPMPATARYDFARSRMHPIRALTSGVEQLSAKAFYAGGRWRGTERCPWWEDYREEIPVVIGHYWRAWRPSENPAAAGRNLFPVKPDAWHGAKRNVFCVDFSIGASWRVRKYPQKYAGAAFRLAALRWPEKILVADNGETLVMK from the coding sequence ATGACTTATCACTACCGCCGCACCCTGCCTGATGTGCCCTTGGATATTGTCGGCGACGTACACGGCGAATTTGCCGTGTTCCAAACTTTATTGGAACATTTGGGCTACCGTGACGACGGTTTCCACCCCGACGGGCGCAAGTTGGTGTTTGTCGGCGATTTGTGCGACCGCGGCCCCGACAGCCCCGCCGTGCTGGCATGGGCGGAGCGGGCGGTGGAGGCGGGTTATGCCTTTGCCGTGCTTGGCAATCACGAATTGAATCTGCTGGTTTGCGATGCCAAAGACGGATCGGGTTGGTTTTTTGACCGGCGCGCCGACCAAGATGCGGCCAATTATGCGCCGTGGCAGCGGGCGAAACCGCATGAAAAAAGCGGCATGAAAGCATGGTTGGAAAAGCAGCCGCTGATTTGGGAGCGGGACGATATCCGCGTCGTCCATGCGGCATGGCTGCCGGATACCTTTGCCAAACTGGATGCGGCGGCGGGGGAAGGATTGGTGGAACAATACCGGCGTTTTGATGAGGAGTTGAAAACCGCACTGCAAAACGAGCATTGGTATGCCGGTTATTTATACGAACAGGAGCACTATGCGGCTTGTGCGGAAAATGCGGCCCAAATGCCGCCGCCGATGCCCGCAACCGCCCGATACGATTTTGCCAGAAGCCGGATGCACCCGATACGCGCCCTTACCAGCGGTGTGGAGCAGCTTTCCGCCAAAGCATTTTATGCGGGCGGACGCTGGCGCGGTACGGAACGCTGCCCGTGGTGGGAGGATTATCGGGAAGAAATACCGGTGGTCATCGGGCATTATTGGCGCGCGTGGAGGCCGTCTGAAAATCCGGCGGCTGCCGGGCGCAATCTGTTTCCGGTCAAACCGGACGCGTGGCACGGTGCAAAGCGCAATGTCTTCTGCGTGGATTTTTCCATCGGCGCAAGCTGGCGGGTGCGCAAATATCCGCAAAAATATGCCGGTGCCGCATTCCGCTTGGCCGCATTGCGTTGGCCGGAAAAAATCTTAGTGGCGGACAACGGGGAAACTTTGGTGATGAAATAA
- the xth gene encoding exodeoxyribonuclease III, whose protein sequence is MKITTWNVNSLNVRLPQVQNWLADNQPDILALQELKLDQDKFPAPALQMMGWNAVWSGQKTYNGVALISRHELQDVHTGLPALPDDPQRRVIAATVNGVRVINVYCVNGEALDSPKFEYKRQWFAALADFVRGELARHEKLVLLGDFNIAPADADCYDPEKWHEKIHCSSEERSWFKNLLDLGLTDSLRQIRPEGAFYTWFDYRGAMFQRKLGLRIDHQLISPALSALLQDVTVDLDARAQERPSDHAPVTAVFDL, encoded by the coding sequence ATGAAAATCACCACTTGGAACGTCAATTCCCTCAACGTGCGCCTGCCGCAGGTACAAAACTGGCTGGCCGACAACCAGCCGGATATTTTGGCTTTGCAGGAACTCAAACTCGACCAAGACAAATTTCCCGCGCCCGCGCTGCAAATGATGGGCTGGAACGCCGTATGGAGCGGCCAGAAAACCTACAACGGCGTTGCCCTCATCAGCCGCCACGAGCTGCAAGACGTACACACCGGCCTGCCCGCCCTGCCCGACGATCCGCAACGGCGCGTGATTGCAGCCACCGTAAACGGCGTGCGCGTCATCAATGTCTATTGTGTCAACGGCGAAGCCCTCGACAGCCCCAAATTCGAATACAAAAGACAATGGTTTGCCGCGCTGGCCGACTTCGTGCGCGGCGAGCTGGCCCGCCATGAAAAACTGGTTTTGCTCGGCGACTTCAACATCGCCCCGGCCGATGCCGACTGCTACGATCCCGAAAAATGGCATGAAAAAATCCACTGCTCCTCAGAAGAGAGGAGCTGGTTCAAAAACCTGCTGGACTTAGGACTGACCGACTCATTGCGCCAAATCCGCCCCGAAGGTGCGTTTTACACTTGGTTTGACTACCGCGGAGCAATGTTCCAACGCAAACTCGGCCTGCGTATCGACCACCAGCTCATCAGCCCCGCCCTCTCCGCACTGCTGCAGGACGTAACCGTCGATTTGGATGCGCGCGCGCAAGAGCGGCCGAGCGATCATGCGCCGGTTACGGCAGTGTTTGACTTGTAG
- the wrbA gene encoding NAD(P)H:quinone oxidoreductase, translating to MNPNPLKILVLFYSQHGSTLNLARQIARGIESVAGCEAVLRTVPKVSTVCEAVENDIPDNGAPYAKAEDLKTCAALALGSPTRFGNMAAAMKYFIDGTIPQWLGAELSGKPASVFTSSASIHGGQESTLLSMMLPLLHHGMIISGIPFSESALSHTRSGGTPYGASHVAGSDGQAVLTDEEAELAFAQGRRLAELAIKLSA from the coding sequence ATGAACCCAAATCCCTTGAAAATTCTAGTTCTTTTCTATTCCCAGCACGGCAGCACCCTGAATCTTGCCCGCCAAATCGCCCGCGGCATTGAAAGCGTAGCAGGCTGTGAAGCCGTATTGCGTACCGTACCGAAAGTTTCCACCGTTTGCGAAGCCGTAGAAAACGACATTCCCGATAACGGCGCACCCTACGCCAAGGCCGAAGACCTCAAAACCTGCGCCGCCCTCGCCTTAGGCAGCCCGACCCGCTTCGGTAACATGGCCGCCGCCATGAAATACTTTATCGACGGCACCATTCCGCAATGGCTGGGCGCGGAACTTTCCGGCAAACCTGCCTCCGTCTTCACCAGCTCCGCCAGTATACACGGCGGACAAGAATCTACCCTGCTCAGCATGATGCTGCCCCTGCTGCACCACGGCATGATCATCAGCGGTATTCCATTTTCCGAATCCGCACTCAGCCACACCCGCAGCGGCGGCACACCCTACGGCGCAAGCCACGTTGCCGGAAGCGACGGACAAGCGGTACTGACTGACGAAGAAGCCGAACTCGCTTTTGCACAAGGCCGCCGTCTGGCCGAATTGGCCATCAAATTGTCCGCTTAA